One genomic window of Hyperolius riggenbachi isolate aHypRig1 chromosome 7, aHypRig1.pri, whole genome shotgun sequence includes the following:
- the LOC137526216 gene encoding taste receptor type 2 member 40-like produces the protein MALFIYLFVVTVIAWLPGVGLNASIVAVYFREWRNNRNLNVCDKIFLSMALLNVFLQCFNSVNSFFNTFGISSPHAGNTLVVTAICSFSLMYGNFWQSAWLSIYYCLKLVKYSHHFFLQLKKTLSSSVSQILVVLLVGMFFINLPLLCTMRVQLLQNLTNIPLPYIIVHNIRHLYVNIMFGCCLPFLVSFVCIVLSVTSLLRHVWRIHQTSSQFSSSPQIKGHLQAARTMILQLSLNSVLCLAVSYLMSTPVNAAMPLYDHQVALSAQPGSSVLSPFLVTDILFGVISFQEEARYFTGIHLHFVPFSRQLTHNANNNNNRHSFKLLQHRGSGGFAGGVGRHFK, from the exons ATGGCTCTATTCATCTACCTATTTGTGGTGACTGTTATAGCCTGGCTGCCAGGCGTGGGACTGAACGCCTCAATAGTTGCCGTCTATTTCAGAGAATGGAGAAATAACCGGAATTTAAATGTCTGTGATAAGATCTTCCTCTCCATGGCTCTCCTCAATGTTTTTCTGCAGTGCTTCAACTCAGTAAATAGCTTTTTTAATACTTTTGGAATCTCCTCGCCTCATGCCGGAAACACGCTAGTTGTTACGGCCATTTGTAGTTTCTCACTAATGTATGGCAACTTCTGGCAGAGTGCTTGGCTGTCCATCTACTACTGCTTGAAGCTGGTCAAATATTCCCATCATTTCTTCCTTCAGCTGAAGAAGACCTTGTCCTCTTCTGTTTCTCAGATTCTAGTGGTGTTGCTGGTGGGAATGTTTTTTATAAATCTTCCTTTATTGTGCACAATGCGGGTACAGTTACTTCAGAATTTGACAAACATTCCTTTGCCCTATATTATTGTCCATAACATCCGTCATCTTTACGTTAACATAATGTTTGGCTGCTGTCTCCCGTTCCTGGTGTCCTTTGTCTGCATTGTCCTTAGTGTGACGTCACTCCTGAGACACGTCTGGAGGATCCACCAAACATCATCTCAGTTCAGCTCCTCTCCGCAGATCAAGGGTCACCTCCAGGCAGCCAGAACCATGATTCTACAACTGAGCCTTAACTCCGTCCTCTGTCTAGCAGTGAGTTATCTGATGTCAACACCGGTGAACG CAGCCATGCCCCTGTATGACCACCAGGTGGCGCTCAGTGCCCAGCCAGGCTCATCGGTCTTATCCCCTTTTCTCGTGACTGATATTCTCTTCGGTGTGATCTCTTTCCAAGAAGAGGCTCGTTATTTCACAGGAATTCATCTCCACTTTGTACCGTTCTCTCGTCAGCTGACGCACAAcgccaacaacaacaacaaccgcCACTCATTTAAATTGCTGCAACACCGAGGCTCAGGCGGCTTCGCGGGGGGCGTCGGCCGGCACTTCAAGTAA